The Methanoregula boonei 6A8 genome has a window encoding:
- a CDS encoding fasciclin domain-containing protein, producing MPSATGSATIAETLEADGRFSHFIQSIRAAGLYPVLAGKGPLTVCAPTDAAFGLLPRETLAALTGDPQGRLLRVLQYHILYGNLPCSTIKKLNFPKTRLGITVEITEKDGVVLFGGAPVNVPNIACTNGMIHGIGRVVIPR from the coding sequence ATGCCATCGGCCACGGGTTCTGCCACAATTGCAGAGACGCTTGAGGCCGACGGCCGGTTTTCCCACTTTATCCAGAGCATCAGGGCCGCCGGTCTTTATCCGGTGCTTGCCGGGAAAGGGCCGCTGACTGTCTGTGCGCCAACCGACGCGGCCTTCGGTCTGCTGCCCCGGGAGACCCTTGCGGCGCTCACGGGCGATCCACAAGGGCGGCTCCTCCGGGTGCTCCAGTACCATATCCTGTACGGGAATCTCCCGTGCAGCACGATCAAGAAACTGAACTTCCCCAAGACGCGCCTCGGGATCACCGTCGAGATCACGGAAAAGGACGGGGTGGTACTCTTCGGGGGAGCTCCTGTGAACGTCCCGAACATTGCCTGCACCAACGGGATGATCCACGGCATCGGCCGCGTGGTGATCCCCCGGTGA
- a CDS encoding flavodoxin family protein, translating into MAKVVAFNGSPRKDGNTSILIGHIFAELETEGITTELVQVGKKKIRGCTACMKCFEKKDGHCVFDDDIVNTCIDKMVDADGVILGSPVYFLDVTAEMKGLIDRAGFVSMANGGLYRRRVGMAVAAVRRSGGSRTIDTLLHFLLAGGMVVPGFPVIGVGREIGDVNRDEEGIGRARDAGKNMAWLIKTMEKAKES; encoded by the coding sequence ATGGCAAAAGTCGTTGCATTCAACGGGAGCCCGAGAAAGGACGGGAACACGTCGATCCTTATCGGGCATATATTTGCGGAACTGGAGACCGAAGGGATCACGACCGAGCTTGTGCAGGTCGGCAAAAAGAAAATCCGGGGCTGCACCGCCTGTATGAAGTGTTTCGAGAAAAAAGACGGGCACTGTGTATTTGATGATGATATCGTCAACACCTGCATCGACAAGATGGTAGATGCAGACGGGGTCATCCTCGGATCGCCGGTGTACTTTCTGGACGTGACCGCGGAGATGAAGGGACTCATCGACCGGGCAGGGTTTGTGTCCATGGCAAATGGCGGCCTGTACCGCCGCCGGGTGGGCATGGCTGTTGCGGCAGTCCGGCGGTCGGGAGGCAGCCGCACGATTGACACCCTGCTCCACTTCCTGCTCGCCGGCGGCATGGTTGTTCCGGGATTCCCGGTCATTGGTGTGGGAAGGGAGATCGGGGACGTGAACAGGGACGAGGAAGGCATAGGCCGCGCCCGGGATGCCGGGAAGAACATGGCGTGGTTGATCAAGACGATGGAAAAGGCAAAGGAATCCTGA
- a CDS encoding flavodoxin family protein yields the protein MTNVIAVNGSPRKKWNTATLLEHTLEGAKSLGAQTELVHLYDLEYKGCTSCFACKLKGGKSYGECAMKDDLSPVLDRIQDADVLILGSPIYFGLVTGEMRSFMERLLFPNLTYTRPPQSLARKNLPTAFVYTMNVSEQIMKEQYCGHIGANAAVLKMIFGQSETLFCNETLQFEDYDKVVFNYFDPEERRERHRTIFPQDCKRAYDLGIRLVQTAKSHSLTTIPEKGA from the coding sequence ATGACAAACGTTATAGCAGTCAACGGAAGTCCGCGAAAAAAATGGAACACGGCAACGCTGCTCGAACACACGCTTGAAGGCGCGAAATCGCTGGGGGCACAGACCGAGCTCGTGCACCTGTACGACCTGGAATACAAGGGGTGTACTAGCTGTTTTGCCTGCAAACTCAAAGGAGGAAAGAGCTACGGGGAGTGCGCGATGAAGGATGATCTTTCCCCAGTGCTGGACCGGATCCAGGACGCGGACGTCCTGATCCTTGGCTCTCCGATCTATTTCGGGCTCGTTACCGGGGAGATGCGCTCCTTTATGGAACGCCTGCTTTTCCCGAATCTCACCTACACCCGTCCCCCGCAGTCCCTTGCCAGGAAAAACCTTCCCACCGCATTCGTGTACACCATGAACGTCTCCGAACAGATCATGAAGGAGCAGTACTGTGGGCATATCGGGGCAAACGCTGCGGTCTTAAAGATGATATTCGGGCAGTCCGAAACCCTTTTCTGCAACGAGACGCTCCAGTTCGAGGATTACGACAAGGTGGTCTTCAACTACTTCGACCCGGAGGAACGACGGGAACGGCACCGGACCATCTTCCCGCAGGACTGCAAGAGGGCCTACGATCTCGGCATACGGCTGGTGCAGACAGCAAAATCCCATAGCCTGACAACGATTCCTGAGAAGGGGGCGTGA
- a CDS encoding YHS domain-containing protein — protein MATDPVCYMVVDEEDAQYKSTYRDAEYYFCCAYCKKQFDADPKRYSRIVPDMNIDSVSC, from the coding sequence ATGGCCACTGACCCGGTCTGTTACATGGTAGTAGATGAAGAGGATGCCCAGTATAAAAGCACGTATCGGGATGCGGAGTATTACTTCTGCTGCGCCTATTGCAAGAAGCAGTTCGATGCCGACCCGAAGCGGTACAGTCGCATTGTACCCGACATGAACATAGATTCGGTGTCCTGCTGA
- a CDS encoding carboxymuconolactone decarboxylase family protein yields MIRLTDYATIGRKKLEEIDGKAGVAVEERLNAICPDLARYLIEYSFGEIYAREGLDNRTKEQAVVAALTAMGTAAPQLKVHIHAALHVGCTPEEIREIIIQMVGYAGFPATLNAMGTLMVVLSETGQNLPKDSVHAGSTGRYNRGRELLARIAPDQERVLKETFDPINPDITRYVVEFGYGDIYARGILPIRNRQVATIAALAAKGTAPSQLRFHIGGGLRAGLSEAEIVEIMLLVSIYAGFPAALNGILATRDVAEALKDEQR; encoded by the coding sequence GTGATACGATTGACAGATTATGCTACAATAGGAAGGAAAAAACTCGAGGAGATCGATGGCAAGGCAGGCGTTGCGGTTGAAGAACGACTCAATGCCATCTGCCCCGATCTTGCACGGTACCTTATCGAGTATTCGTTTGGCGAGATCTACGCCCGCGAGGGATTGGATAACCGGACAAAAGAGCAGGCTGTTGTCGCTGCCCTCACCGCCATGGGCACGGCAGCTCCCCAGCTCAAAGTCCATATCCACGCGGCGCTCCACGTCGGATGCACTCCCGAGGAGATCCGGGAGATTATCATCCAGATGGTCGGGTATGCCGGGTTCCCGGCCACCCTGAATGCCATGGGAACTCTCATGGTGGTTCTTTCCGAAACCGGGCAGAACCTCCCGAAGGATTCTGTCCACGCAGGATCCACGGGTCGGTATAATCGAGGGAGGGAACTGCTCGCGCGGATCGCTCCCGATCAGGAGCGGGTGTTAAAGGAGACCTTCGACCCGATCAACCCCGATATAACCCGGTATGTTGTCGAGTTCGGGTACGGAGACATCTATGCCCGGGGCATCCTGCCGATCCGGAACCGGCAGGTGGCAACCATTGCGGCGCTTGCCGCAAAGGGAACGGCCCCTTCGCAGCTCCGGTTCCATATCGGCGGCGGGCTCCGGGCCGGTCTCTCCGAAGCGGAGATCGTGGAGATTATGCTGCTGGTTTCAATCTATGCGGGCTTCCCGGCGGCGTTAAACGGCATCCTTGCCACCCGCGATGTGGCAGAGGCCCTTAAAGACGAACAACGGTGA
- a CDS encoding nitroreductase family protein — protein MEVFEAIHARRAVRKYLPDPVPKLEILRILDAANWAPSAMNRQQWEFVVVTSRDTIREMGENYRAIVEEFTRNWDPSPLRGSLSREEFIRYAESYGNAPVVIVILTDAADSDDLRKANLESASAAMENLLLAATARGFGTCWMTGPLRGEKTLRRILSIPDTKEIVAVTPLGFPAGDPAIQPRLDPELMQKVRWVG, from the coding sequence ATGGAAGTCTTCGAAGCCATCCATGCCCGCAGAGCCGTAAGGAAGTACCTGCCGGATCCGGTACCAAAGCTGGAGATCCTCAGGATCCTCGATGCGGCCAACTGGGCCCCCTCTGCCATGAACCGCCAGCAGTGGGAGTTTGTGGTGGTGACTTCCCGGGACACGATCCGGGAGATGGGGGAAAACTACCGGGCGATTGTCGAGGAGTTCACGCGGAACTGGGACCCCTCCCCGCTCCGTGGTTCTCTCTCCCGAGAGGAGTTCATCCGGTATGCGGAATCGTATGGTAATGCCCCGGTGGTGATCGTGATCCTGACCGATGCGGCCGACTCCGATGATCTCCGCAAGGCGAACCTTGAGAGTGCGAGCGCTGCCATGGAGAATCTGCTTCTTGCCGCAACCGCCAGAGGGTTTGGCACCTGCTGGATGACCGGCCCCCTGAGGGGCGAGAAGACCCTGCGCAGGATCCTTTCCATTCCTGACACCAAAGAGATCGTGGCCGTCACACCGCTCGGGTTTCCCGCAGGGGATCCGGCGATTCAGCCGCGTCTGGACCCGGAGCTCATGCAGAAGGTCCGGTGGGTAGGGTAA
- a CDS encoding nitroreductase family protein — protein MTTILVNQDLCTRCGICAIVCPMGIVSPAGENTLPKVPDEKAGACIRCGHCEIHCPSQALLLNCLIDEKGTLPAGAGAISKEDLGPYLKKRRSVRHFTKELVPQETVAGILDVARYAASGGNGQPVGWLVILDPKKVHRLAGLVVDWMRTLENSSHPMSGYVPGLIAAWDAGMDPVCRGAPHLVVAHIPEGNPIAPVDAIIALTHFDIAAPAFGVGACWAGFFSMAARSYEPLKEALALPPGREYSYSLFFGYPQYKTYGIPRRNPVLVEWR, from the coding sequence ATGACAACCATCCTTGTTAACCAGGATCTCTGCACCCGGTGCGGGATCTGTGCCATTGTCTGCCCGATGGGGATTGTCTCCCCCGCTGGTGAGAATACCCTGCCAAAAGTCCCGGACGAAAAGGCCGGAGCCTGTATCCGCTGCGGTCACTGCGAAATCCATTGCCCGTCGCAGGCACTTTTGCTGAACTGCCTCATCGATGAGAAGGGTACCCTCCCGGCGGGTGCCGGAGCGATCTCAAAAGAAGATCTCGGCCCCTACCTCAAAAAACGCCGTTCCGTGCGCCACTTCACCAAAGAGCTCGTACCGCAAGAGACGGTTGCCGGGATCCTTGATGTGGCCCGGTACGCCGCCTCCGGAGGGAATGGCCAGCCGGTAGGATGGCTGGTTATACTGGACCCAAAAAAAGTTCATCGGCTTGCCGGGCTGGTTGTCGACTGGATGCGTACGCTTGAAAACAGCAGCCACCCGATGAGCGGGTATGTCCCCGGCCTCATCGCCGCGTGGGATGCCGGGATGGATCCGGTCTGCCGCGGGGCCCCCCATCTCGTGGTTGCTCATATCCCGGAGGGTAACCCGATCGCCCCGGTGGACGCCATCATTGCGCTTACCCATTTCGACATTGCCGCGCCGGCATTCGGCGTGGGAGCCTGCTGGGCCGGTTTCTTCTCAATGGCAGCACGATCCTATGAGCCGCTTAAAGAAGCCCTCGCGCTCCCCCCGGGGCGTGAGTACTCGTACAGCCTCTTCTTTGGTTACCCGCAGTACAAGACCTATGGTATCCCGCGCCGGAACCCGGTGCTGGTGGAATGGAGATAG
- a CDS encoding adenosylcobalamin-dependent ribonucleoside-diphosphate reductase, with translation MNPPSVVDSILSARYLRKGEKDFTDICRRVASALADDENERARFYEAMISLRFLPNSPTLMNAGTEIGQLSACFTLPVPDTIDGIFDAMKEGAIIHKTGGGTGYNFSHIRPEGSPVQSTDGVASGPISFMRVFNAATDVIKQGGRRRGANMGILNVWHPDILAFISAKKKEGEFSNFNISVMVNDKFMDLVAAKSFETVWLTKGGTGEKITVGQIWNGIVEGIWKNGEPGILFYDEINRHNPTPQLGEIDTTNPCGEQPLLPYESCVLGSINLAACVREGAFDEDLLRDTSRMATRFLDLVIEKNVFPIPQIAEATRKTRKIGLGVMGVHDAMLMLGLSYDSEKGRAWCEWVMKVITETAIEESHRLAEKLGTFPAWQGSIWKDYEVRNAAMTTVAPTGTISLLAGCSSGIEPIFSFAYTRKNTVGKVFVIVNPVFKEALLHTLTGMGYAGDEREKKAGEVISHVHETGSMQDVAWLSAEFRGLFKTALDIPWREHILMQACFQKYVHASISKTINMPGSATKDDCAEALLMAWKLGLKGITIYRTGSREDVVLALKEKEKAPASAPAPATVAASPMRTVPEKIPSLSIDRPKELAGRTYLCQSGCCRLYVTVNLLDSKPMEVFIRTVGNGGCDANSSALGRAISTGLQNGVPYGKFVKQFAKVNCISAIKNPSSEGHSCADVVGRCIELSAKNQSVATLSDWNITKTSEKRLCPECHEPLDFGEGCNQGICKHCGWSGCS, from the coding sequence ATGAACCCACCATCAGTCGTCGACAGCATCCTCTCCGCACGCTACCTGCGCAAAGGAGAGAAGGATTTTACCGATATCTGCCGCCGCGTTGCCTCGGCCCTGGCAGACGATGAGAACGAACGCGCCCGTTTTTATGAAGCGATGATCTCGCTGCGCTTTTTGCCCAACTCTCCTACGCTCATGAACGCGGGAACCGAGATTGGGCAGCTTTCGGCCTGCTTTACACTTCCCGTCCCGGACACAATCGATGGGATCTTCGATGCAATGAAAGAAGGGGCGATCATCCACAAGACCGGCGGTGGGACGGGCTACAACTTCTCGCACATCAGGCCGGAAGGCTCCCCTGTCCAGTCCACTGATGGCGTGGCCTCGGGCCCGATCTCGTTCATGCGGGTATTTAACGCCGCAACCGATGTGATCAAACAGGGCGGGCGGCGACGCGGGGCAAACATGGGGATCCTCAATGTCTGGCACCCCGACATCCTTGCCTTTATCTCCGCAAAGAAAAAAGAAGGTGAATTCTCCAACTTCAACATCTCGGTGATGGTCAACGACAAGTTCATGGACCTCGTTGCGGCCAAGTCGTTTGAAACCGTCTGGCTCACCAAGGGGGGCACGGGAGAGAAGATCACGGTCGGGCAGATCTGGAACGGGATTGTTGAGGGGATCTGGAAAAACGGGGAGCCGGGGATCCTCTTCTATGATGAGATCAACCGCCACAACCCCACGCCCCAGCTTGGGGAGATCGATACTACGAACCCCTGCGGGGAACAGCCCCTCCTGCCCTACGAGAGCTGCGTACTGGGGAGCATCAACCTTGCCGCCTGCGTCCGCGAAGGAGCCTTTGATGAGGACCTGTTGCGAGACACGTCGAGAATGGCAACCCGGTTCCTGGATCTTGTGATCGAGAAGAACGTCTTTCCTATCCCGCAGATCGCTGAGGCCACGAGAAAGACGCGCAAGATCGGCCTTGGGGTCATGGGCGTGCACGATGCGATGCTCATGCTCGGTCTCTCCTACGATTCTGAGAAAGGGCGGGCCTGGTGCGAGTGGGTCATGAAGGTGATCACCGAGACCGCCATCGAGGAATCCCACCGGCTTGCAGAGAAACTGGGAACATTCCCGGCCTGGCAGGGCAGCATCTGGAAGGATTACGAGGTCAGGAACGCCGCCATGACCACAGTGGCCCCTACGGGGACGATCTCGCTTCTGGCCGGATGTTCGAGCGGGATCGAACCGATCTTCTCGTTTGCCTATACGCGGAAGAACACGGTGGGCAAAGTCTTTGTGATCGTCAATCCGGTTTTCAAGGAAGCCCTTCTCCATACCCTGACCGGCATGGGTTATGCCGGGGACGAGCGGGAGAAGAAGGCCGGCGAGGTGATTTCCCACGTCCACGAGACCGGATCGATGCAGGATGTTGCCTGGCTCTCAGCGGAGTTCCGGGGGCTCTTCAAGACAGCACTCGATATCCCGTGGCGGGAGCACATTCTGATGCAGGCCTGCTTCCAGAAGTACGTGCATGCATCGATCAGCAAGACCATCAACATGCCCGGATCGGCAACAAAGGACGACTGTGCCGAGGCGCTCCTGATGGCCTGGAAGCTGGGCCTTAAAGGGATCACCATCTACCGAACGGGCAGCAGGGAGGACGTGGTTCTTGCCTTAAAGGAAAAAGAGAAGGCGCCTGCTTCAGCCCCTGCTCCTGCCACCGTGGCCGCATCTCCCATGCGGACGGTGCCGGAGAAGATCCCAAGTTTATCTATCGACCGGCCAAAGGAGCTTGCCGGGCGGACCTATCTCTGCCAGTCCGGGTGCTGCCGGCTGTATGTGACGGTCAACCTGCTGGACAGCAAGCCCATGGAGGTCTTTATCCGTACTGTCGGGAATGGCGGCTGCGATGCCAACAGCAGCGCCCTCGGCCGTGCGATCAGCACCGGCCTCCAGAACGGAGTACCATACGGGAAGTTCGTCAAGCAGTTTGCAAAGGTGAACTGCATCTCCGCGATCAAGAACCCGTCGTCCGAAGGACATTCCTGTGCAGACGTTGTCGGGCGCTGCATCGAGCTCTCGGCAAAGAACCAGAGCGTGGCAACTTTGAGCGACTGGAATATCACCAAGACCAGCGAAAAGAGACTCTGCCCTGAGTGCCACGAGCCGCTTGACTTTGGCGAGGGCTGCAACCAGGGGATCTGCAAGCACTGCGGCTGGTCCGGGTGCAGCTGA
- a CDS encoding NADH-quinone oxidoreductase subunit 5 family protein has translation MQFLLFLILFPLISALFMLAVRRDTERVWIVKLSALAIGVVTVLLLVTQVGQGTLYFGFNAEPVSLLMFVLEMVISVIILWYAVQFRNYLVIALTLVETALIIWFESAATPAVVVKSPLFLDPFSIIMALIIGIIGSLICVYSLGYMRHFYQHHTEIPDRTNTFFIIIFVFLSAMFGLVFSNSLIWVFFFWEVTTLCSFLLIGFTRTEEATKNAFTALWMNLLGGIAFAGAIVYLTYQPAGMLGLDQVLVSGKALVLIPAALIGFAGLTKAAQMPFSSWLVGAMVAPTPVSALLHSSTMVKAGVYILVRFAPVFTGTAVGYTLAFVGGFTFLIASGIAISQTNAKRVLAYSTIANLGLVVACAGIGTYEAIWAAILLIVFHAISKSLMFLSVGTVEHRIRSREIEDMNGLIVRMPRIAAMMTIGIAGMFLAPFGMLISKWAAIQAFIDAPFGLVFVVILAFGSALTLFFWAKWMGRLLAITPDAENVEGLVDKNEWIALVSLAGLTVVTCFIFPLISAYLIEPFLLANYGTVAGLAQDNIIIMIMMLFLIVLLPLSILLPHKKARTLPPYMGGVETTHDMHFQNALGARTEMKLSNYYVGSWFGEARLAMTGICLCSVFIVLMFAAAFIGGGAFL, from the coding sequence GTGCAGTTTCTTCTCTTTCTGATCCTGTTCCCGCTGATCTCGGCACTCTTTATGCTTGCGGTGCGCCGGGATACGGAGCGGGTCTGGATCGTTAAACTCTCTGCCCTGGCCATTGGTGTGGTGACCGTTCTTCTTCTTGTCACCCAGGTGGGCCAGGGAACCCTGTATTTCGGGTTCAATGCGGAGCCGGTCAGCCTGCTGATGTTTGTCCTTGAGATGGTGATCTCGGTTATCATCCTCTGGTATGCCGTGCAGTTCCGCAATTACCTGGTCATCGCTTTAACGCTCGTCGAGACTGCGCTCATTATCTGGTTTGAATCCGCTGCCACTCCGGCAGTGGTGGTGAAAAGCCCCCTCTTCCTTGACCCGTTCTCGATCATCATGGCTCTGATCATCGGGATTATCGGGAGCCTGATCTGTGTCTATTCCCTTGGGTACATGCGGCATTTTTACCAGCACCATACCGAGATTCCCGACCGGACCAATACTTTTTTTATCATCATCTTTGTCTTCCTCTCGGCGATGTTCGGGCTGGTCTTCTCTAACAGCCTCATCTGGGTCTTCTTCTTCTGGGAAGTGACCACGCTCTGCTCGTTCCTGCTCATCGGGTTTACCAGGACCGAGGAGGCAACCAAGAACGCGTTCACCGCCCTGTGGATGAACCTCTTGGGCGGAATCGCGTTTGCCGGGGCAATTGTGTACCTTACCTACCAGCCGGCTGGCATGCTTGGCCTTGACCAGGTGCTTGTATCAGGAAAGGCCCTGGTCCTCATCCCGGCGGCGCTTATCGGGTTTGCCGGCCTCACGAAGGCCGCCCAGATGCCGTTTTCATCGTGGCTTGTCGGGGCGATGGTGGCCCCCACGCCGGTCTCAGCACTGCTCCATTCGAGCACGATGGTAAAAGCCGGTGTCTATATCCTGGTCCGGTTCGCGCCGGTCTTTACAGGAACTGCCGTTGGCTATACCCTTGCCTTTGTCGGGGGGTTCACCTTCCTCATCGCATCGGGAATTGCGATCTCCCAGACCAATGCAAAGCGGGTGCTTGCCTACTCCACAATCGCAAACCTCGGGCTTGTGGTGGCCTGCGCCGGGATCGGGACGTACGAGGCGATCTGGGCAGCGATCCTGTTGATCGTCTTCCACGCGATCTCCAAGTCGCTCATGTTCCTCTCAGTGGGGACTGTCGAGCACCGGATCCGGAGCCGGGAGATCGAGGATATGAACGGCCTGATCGTCCGGATGCCCCGGATCGCCGCCATGATGACGATCGGGATCGCCGGCATGTTCCTTGCGCCGTTTGGTATGCTGATCTCCAAGTGGGCGGCGATCCAGGCCTTCATCGACGCCCCGTTCGGGCTGGTCTTTGTCGTGATTCTCGCATTTGGCAGCGCACTCACCTTGTTTTTCTGGGCAAAATGGATGGGCCGGCTGCTTGCAATAACGCCGGATGCGGAGAACGTCGAAGGGCTGGTGGACAAAAACGAATGGATTGCGCTTGTCTCACTTGCCGGTCTTACGGTGGTCACCTGTTTCATCTTCCCGCTCATCTCGGCATACCTTATCGAGCCCTTCCTGCTTGCCAATTACGGGACGGTGGCCGGCCTTGCGCAGGACAACATCATCATCATGATCATGATGCTGTTTTTGATCGTCCTCTTACCACTTTCCATCCTGCTCCCTCACAAAAAGGCGCGGACCCTCCCGCCCTACATGGGAGGAGTGGAGACGACCCACGACATGCATTTCCAGAATGCTCTCGGCGCACGCACCGAGATGAAACTGTCCAACTATTACGTTGGTTCGTGGTTTGGTGAGGCACGTCTTGCCATGACCGGGATCTGCCTGTGCTCGGTCTTTATCGTGCTCATGTTTGCTGCAGCATTTATCGGGGGAGGTGCGTTCCTGTGA
- a CDS encoding sodium-translocating pyrophosphatase, which yields MIETALVVVIVICLIALILAALLARNLLSQDEGTPKMREVSDAIKVGAEAFIKRQYSTIAIIAIILAVVIFVVYYFTGQQSLAVYTAVSYIIGATCSAVAGVVAMSIAVRTNIRTAAAAQHSDGKALDYSFRGGAISGLIITSMSLLGVSLTYIALGANPQTTPFVILGFGFGASFVALFAQLGGGIYTKAADVGADLVGKVEAGIPEDDVRNPATIADLVGDNVGDCAGRGADLFESTAAENIGAMILGVALFPVFGVNGVLFPIVMCSLGLLASMIGILTVKGKDGADPMDALNRGYYITAIISAVFLFFGVQWLLGAATGWLYFFYAGLVGIVLSVCFLRVTLYYTDHHYRPVKEIADASETGAATNIITGFSVGLETTAIPAILIAISLLLSYWFGSMTGIESGGLYGTAVATVGMLMVCAYVLAMDTFGPIADNAGGIVEMSGAPEEVRKRMDSLDAAGNTTKALTKGYAIGSASLAVFLLFNAYMADISKLTAKAFDVVNLASVPVFVGALLGAMLVFLFASFAIRAVSKTAQSVIEAVRIQFKNPGIMAGTQKPDYAAVIDITTQGALRNMVLPGVLVIGFPIFIGVTMRHEALAGFLMVATITGILLALILNNSGGAWDNAKKFIESGAHGGKKSEAHKAAVIGDTLGDPFKDTAGPSLHVLIKLLATLSLVLAPLFI from the coding sequence ATGATCGAAACAGCATTAGTCGTTGTCATTGTGATATGTCTTATCGCATTGATCCTTGCCGCCCTCCTGGCGCGTAATCTCCTCTCTCAGGACGAGGGAACGCCCAAGATGCGCGAGGTTTCCGATGCAATCAAGGTGGGTGCGGAAGCATTCATCAAGCGCCAGTACTCGACCATCGCCATCATTGCCATCATACTTGCCGTGGTGATCTTTGTCGTCTATTACTTCACCGGGCAGCAGTCGCTTGCAGTGTACACGGCAGTCTCCTACATCATTGGTGCCACATGCAGTGCAGTTGCCGGCGTTGTCGCCATGTCCATTGCGGTCAGGACCAATATCCGCACGGCAGCAGCAGCCCAGCACAGTGACGGTAAGGCGCTTGACTATTCGTTCCGCGGCGGAGCGATCTCAGGCCTTATCATCACCTCGATGTCGCTCCTGGGTGTCTCCCTGACGTATATCGCGCTCGGGGCAAACCCGCAGACCACGCCCTTTGTCATTCTCGGCTTTGGCTTTGGTGCCTCCTTTGTCGCACTCTTCGCCCAGCTCGGCGGTGGTATCTACACCAAAGCCGCCGATGTGGGTGCAGACCTTGTCGGTAAAGTCGAGGCAGGTATTCCCGAAGACGATGTCCGGAACCCGGCCACCATCGCTGACCTTGTCGGCGACAATGTCGGGGACTGTGCCGGCCGTGGCGCCGACCTCTTCGAGTCCACCGCAGCCGAAAACATCGGTGCGATGATCCTCGGTGTTGCGCTCTTCCCGGTTTTCGGTGTGAACGGTGTCCTCTTCCCGATTGTCATGTGCTCACTTGGTCTTCTGGCCAGCATGATCGGTATTCTCACCGTCAAAGGTAAGGACGGAGCCGACCCGATGGATGCACTGAACCGCGGGTACTACATCACCGCGATCATCTCCGCGGTCTTCCTCTTCTTCGGAGTCCAGTGGCTCCTTGGAGCGGCTACCGGCTGGTTGTACTTCTTCTACGCAGGTCTCGTGGGGATCGTACTCTCGGTCTGTTTCCTCCGGGTCACTCTCTACTACACCGACCACCACTACCGGCCGGTAAAGGAGATCGCTGACGCATCCGAGACCGGAGCCGCGACAAACATCATCACCGGGTTCTCGGTCGGTCTTGAGACCACCGCAATTCCCGCCATCCTTATCGCCATCTCCCTCCTGCTTTCCTACTGGTTCGGTTCCATGACCGGAATCGAGAGCGGCGGCCTCTACGGCACGGCCGTTGCAACCGTGGGTATGCTGATGGTCTGTGCGTACGTCCTTGCCATGGATACCTTCGGGCCTATCGCCGACAATGCCGGCGGTATCGTCGAGATGAGTGGCGCCCCCGAGGAAGTCAGGAAGCGCATGGACAGCCTTGATGCAGCCGGTAACACCACGAAAGCTCTCACCAAGGGATATGCTATCGGGAGTGCATCCCTCGCGGTATTCCTGCTCTTCAACGCGTATATGGCCGATATTTCCAAGCTGACGGCCAAGGCTTTCGATGTCGTCAACCTTGCAAGCGTTCCGGTCTTTGTCGGGGCACTTCTCGGTGCGATGCTCGTCTTCCTCTTTGCAAGCTTTGCCATCCGCGCGGTCTCCAAGACCGCCCAGTCGGTCATCGAAGCAGTCCGCATCCAGTTCAAGAACCCGGGTATCATGGCAGGCACCCAGAAGCCCGACTATGCAGCAGTCATCGATATCACGACCCAGGGCGCACTCAGGAACATGGTCCTCCCGGGAGTCCTCGTGATCGGGTTCCCGATCTTCATCGGCGTCACCATGAGGCACGAGGCCCTTGCCGGCTTCCTCATGGTCGCGACCATCACCGGCATTCTCCTCGCTCTGATCCTCAACAACAGCGGCGGGGCATGGGACAATGCCAAGAAATTTATCGAGTCCGGTGCCCACGGCGGCAAGAAGAGTGAAGCCCACAAGGCAGCCGTTATCGGCGACACGCTGGGCGACCCGTTCAAGGACACGGCAGGTCCCTCGCTCCACGTGCTTATCAAGCTCCTGGCGACCCTCTCGCTCGTGCTTGCACCGCTCTTTATCTAA